The sequence below is a genomic window from Croceicoccus marinus.
ACCATGAAGGAGCGCGGCAAGGATTTGTCGGTGCTCGACCCCACGCGCTTCCGGCCCGGCGACCTGATCACCGTGCGCCAGCAGGAGCCGATGGGCCTGGGCCACGCGATCTGGTGCGCGCGCGCCATCGTCGGCGACGAACCCTTCGCCATCCTGCTTCCCGACGAGCTGATGTGGGGCAAGCCCGGCTGCATGAAGCAGATGGTCGAGGCCTATAACGAGGTTGGCGGCAATCTGGTGTCGGTGCTGGAAGTGCCGCACGACCAGGTCTCGTCCTATGGCGTGATCGATCCGGGCGCGGCAAGCGGCGCCCTGACCGAGGTGAAGGGGCTGGTCGAAAAGCCGCCCGTCGACCAGGCGCCGTCGAACAAGATCGTGTCGGGCCGCTACATCCTTCAGCCCGAGGTGATGAAGACGCTGGAAACGCAGGGCAAGGGCGCCGGCGGAGAGATCCAGCTGACCGACGCCATGGCCAAGATGATCGGCAACCAGCCGTTCCATGCGGTCACGTTCGAGGGCAAGCG
It includes:
- the galU gene encoding UTP--glucose-1-phosphate uridylyltransferase GalU, whose amino-acid sequence is MPETAPTPGRKPIRKAVFPVAGLGTRFLPATKAIPKELLPIVDRPLIQYAVDEAREAGIEQMIFVTGRGKTALVENFDIAFELEATMKERGKDLSVLDPTRFRPGDLITVRQQEPMGLGHAIWCARAIVGDEPFAILLPDELMWGKPGCMKQMVEAYNEVGGNLVSVLEVPHDQVSSYGVIDPGAASGALTEVKGLVEKPPVDQAPSNKIVSGRYILQPEVMKTLETQGKGAGGEIQLTDAMAKMIGNQPFHAVTFEGKRYDCGSKTGFVEATLALALERDDMGAEVRAIAERLLAE